GCTCCAGCCCCGGTCCATCCACGTCATTCACGGCCATGGCGGCGAGGCGGTGCAGGCGGCGTTCCCCGATCCCGATCTGCACTGGGTCTACCAGGCGCAGCGCCTCGGCACCGGCCATGCCGTACAGCAGGCACTGCCGCATATCCCCGACACCCACCAGGTGCTGGTGCTCTGTGCCGATGTACCGCTGACGCGTCCGCAGACGCTGCAGGCGCTGGTGGCCGAGGCCGGATCGGGCGTGTCGTTGCTGACGGTCGTGCTCGACGACCCCACCGGCTACGGCCGGATCCTGCGCGATGCCGACGGCACAGTCAGTGGCATCGTCGAGCAGAAGGATGCCACGGCCGAGCAGCAGCGGCTTAGCGAGGTCAACACCGGCGTGCTCTGCCTGCCCGCCGGGCCTCTGCGGCGGTGGCTCGACACGCTCGACACCGGTAACGCCCAGGGCGAGTACTACCTCACCGACTGTATCGCGATGGCGCACGACGAGGGCCGGGCCGTGCAGCCGATCGCCTGCGCCGACCCGCGCGAGGTACAGGGCGTTAACGACCGCGAGCAGCTGGCGACAGTGGAACGGGCCTGCCAGCAGCGCCAGGCGCGGACCCTGATGCGCGATCACGGCCTCGGCCTTGCCGATCCGGCGCGCTTTGATCTGCGCGGCACTCTCACCGTGGGCGAGGACTGCTTCATCGATGTCGACGCCATTATCGAAGGTGAGGTCACCCTCGGCGACGGTGTCCGGATCGGGCCTTTCACCCGGCTGCAGGATTGCAGCGTCGCCTCGGGCACCGAGGTACTCGCGCACTGCGACATCGAGGCGGCGGAGATCGGCAGCGACTGCCGGATCGGGCCTTTCGCACGCCTGCGACCGGGAACCATACTGGCGGCGTCGGCCCGCGTCGGCAATTTCGTCGAGGTCAAGCAGGCGCGGATCGGTGCGGGCAGCAAGATCAATCACCTGTCCTACGTCGGGGATGCACGAATCGGTGCCGACGTGAACGTCGGTGCCGGGACCATTACCTGCAACTACGACGGCCGCGACAAGCATGTCACGCAGGTCGATGACGGGGTCTTCATCGGCTCCAACAGCGCGCTGGTCGCACCGGTACACATTGCGTCGGGCGCCACGATCGGCGCCGGCACGATACTGCGGGACGATGTCGCCGCCGACAGCCTCGCCGTGGATCGGGGTCACGTCCGCCAGATCGCTGGCTGGGGCGCCCGGCGCGACGGATAATTCGATAAGGGGGAAACCGGATGTGTGGAATCGTCGGAGCGATCGCGGAAAGGGATGTCGCCCCCATTCTGCTCGAGGGTCTGCGGCGGCTCGAATACCGGGGCTACGACTCCGCCGGGCTGGCACTCCTTGATGCAGCCGGCGAGCTGCACCGGCACCGCGCCGTCGGCAAGGTCGAGGTCCTGGCGGCCGCGCAGGCGGCCCGGCCCCACAGCGGTGGGGTGGGCATCGCGCATACCCGCTGGGCCACCCATGGCGCCCCCACCGAGGCGAATGCCCATCCCCATGTCGCCCGCGATGAAGTGGCGATCGTCCACAACGGCATCATCGAGAACCATGAGGCCCTGCGCGAGCGCCTGACCGCGGCCGGTTACACCTTCGAATCGCAGACCGATACCGAGGCGGTGGTGAATGCCGTCCACGAGCGACTCGACGGTGGAGATGACCTGCTCGCCGCCACGCAGGGAGTCATTGCCGAACTCACCGGCGCCTATGCGCTGGGGGTGATCGCCCGACGTGATCCGCATCGCCTGATCGTGGCGCGGCGGGGCAGCCCGCTGGTGATCGGCGTGGGCATCGGCGAGCACTTCATCGCCTCCGATGTCGCCGCCCTGCTGCCGGTGACCCGGCGCTTCATCGATCTCGAGGAAGGCGACGTCGCCGAGCTCACCCGCGAAGCGGTACGGGTGTTCGACGCCGACGGCCACCCCGTCGAGCGCCCGATCCGGACCTCCGATCTCACCGCCGATGCCGTCGAGCGCGGGGCGTTCCGGCACTTCATGGCCAAGGAGATCCACGAGCAACCGAATGCCGTTGCCGAGACACTCGAGGGGCGGGTGGCCGATGATCGCATCCTGCCCGAGGCCCTCGGCCCGGCGGCGACGCAACTGCTCGGCGATGCCCGGCGGATCCAGATCGTCGCCTGCGGGACCAGCTATCACGCCGGCCTGGTCGCCCGTTACTGGTTCGAGTCCATCGCCGGGCTGCCCTGCGATGTCGAGGTGGCAAGCGAATTCCGCTACCGCCGCCACGTGGTATCGCCGGGGACTGTGTTTGTCACCCTGTCCCAGTCCGGGGAGACCGCCGATACCCTCGCCGCGCTGCGCGAGGCGAAGACCCTCGGATACCTCGCGACCCTGGCGATCTGCAACGTCCCCGAGAGTTCGCTGGTCCGCGAATCCGACCTGGTCATGATGACCCGGGCGGGGCCGGAGATCGGCGTTGCCTCCACCAAGGCCTTTACCACCCAGCTCGCCGCGCTGTTGCTCACGGTCATCGCCGCCGGCCGGGCCCATGGCCTGGCGCGCGACGAGGAAGCGCGCCTGATCCGGGCGCTGCGCCAGATCCCGCGCCAGATCGAGACGGTGCTGGGCCTCGAGTCACGCATCGAAACGCTCGCCGAGGCCTTCATTGACAAGCATCACACGCTGTTCCTGGGCCGCGGGACACAGTACCCGATTGCGATGGAGGGCGCGCTCAAGCTCAAGGAAATCTCCTACATCCACGCCGAGGCCTACCCCGCG
The Spiribacter vilamensis DNA segment above includes these coding regions:
- the glmU gene encoding bifunctional UDP-N-acetylglucosamine diphosphorylase/glucosamine-1-phosphate N-acetyltransferase GlmU encodes the protein MSSPPLSIVVLAAGEGKRMRSRRPKVLQPVAGRPMLDHVLETARQLQPRSIHVIHGHGGEAVQAAFPDPDLHWVYQAQRLGTGHAVQQALPHIPDTHQVLVLCADVPLTRPQTLQALVAEAGSGVSLLTVVLDDPTGYGRILRDADGTVSGIVEQKDATAEQQRLSEVNTGVLCLPAGPLRRWLDTLDTGNAQGEYYLTDCIAMAHDEGRAVQPIACADPREVQGVNDREQLATVERACQQRQARTLMRDHGLGLADPARFDLRGTLTVGEDCFIDVDAIIEGEVTLGDGVRIGPFTRLQDCSVASGTEVLAHCDIEAAEIGSDCRIGPFARLRPGTILAASARVGNFVEVKQARIGAGSKINHLSYVGDARIGADVNVGAGTITCNYDGRDKHVTQVDDGVFIGSNSALVAPVHIASGATIGAGTILRDDVAADSLAVDRGHVRQIAGWGARRDG
- the glmS gene encoding glutamine--fructose-6-phosphate transaminase (isomerizing), whose protein sequence is MCGIVGAIAERDVAPILLEGLRRLEYRGYDSAGLALLDAAGELHRHRAVGKVEVLAAAQAARPHSGGVGIAHTRWATHGAPTEANAHPHVARDEVAIVHNGIIENHEALRERLTAAGYTFESQTDTEAVVNAVHERLDGGDDLLAATQGVIAELTGAYALGVIARRDPHRLIVARRGSPLVIGVGIGEHFIASDVAALLPVTRRFIDLEEGDVAELTREAVRVFDADGHPVERPIRTSDLTADAVERGAFRHFMAKEIHEQPNAVAETLEGRVADDRILPEALGPAATQLLGDARRIQIVACGTSYHAGLVARYWFESIAGLPCDVEVASEFRYRRHVVSPGTVFVTLSQSGETADTLAALREAKTLGYLATLAICNVPESSLVRESDLVMMTRAGPEIGVASTKAFTTQLAALLLTVIAAGRAHGLARDEEARLIRALRQIPRQIETVLGLESRIETLAEAFIDKHHTLFLGRGTQYPIAMEGALKLKEISYIHAEAYPAGELKHGPLALVDADMPVVTAAPNNELVEKLKSNLQEVRARGGRLYVFADPAAAPAASADCQVIALPSVDEVVAPLLYTIPFQLLAYHVAVLKGTDVDKPRNLAKSVTVE